A genomic window from Bacillus mesophilus includes:
- a CDS encoding SDR family oxidoreductase — protein MHVKQLFDLTGKTAIVTGGGRGLGEQIAIGFAEAGANVVVCSRKVEACQEVSEKLKELGVRSLALKCDITNPDDVSNLVEETLKEFGQIDILVNNSGATWGAPAATMPLEAWQKVLNVNINGTFLVSQAVGRTMIEQKSGKIINIASVAGLGGTNPKYMDTIGYNTSKGAVITFTKDLAVKWGQYNINVNAIAPGFFPTKMSQVLIERGKERILETTPLGRVGNDQDLKGVALFLASNASNFVTGDVIVVDGGSHAM, from the coding sequence ATGCATGTTAAACAACTATTTGATTTAACTGGAAAAACTGCCATTGTAACTGGTGGAGGCCGAGGGCTGGGCGAACAGATTGCTATTGGATTTGCTGAAGCTGGAGCAAACGTTGTTGTTTGCTCTAGAAAAGTAGAAGCATGTCAGGAGGTAAGTGAAAAACTAAAGGAGCTAGGAGTAAGATCATTAGCACTAAAATGTGATATTACTAACCCTGATGATGTAAGCAACTTAGTGGAAGAAACACTGAAAGAATTTGGTCAAATCGACATTCTTGTTAACAACAGTGGGGCTACATGGGGAGCTCCTGCAGCAACTATGCCATTAGAAGCATGGCAAAAGGTGTTGAATGTAAATATTAACGGTACATTTTTAGTATCACAAGCAGTTGGTAGAACAATGATTGAACAAAAGTCTGGGAAAATCATCAATATTGCATCAGTGGCTGGCCTTGGTGGAACAAATCCAAAGTACATGGATACGATTGGCTATAACACTAGTAAAGGTGCAGTGATAACATTTACAAAGGACTTAGCGGTAAAGTGGGGTCAATATAATATCAATGTAAATGCCATCGCGCCAGGCTTTTTCCCAACTAAGATGTCTCAAGTACTAATTGAACGTGGGAAGGAAAGAATTCTTGAAACAACTCCACTTGGAAGAGTAGGAAACGATCAGGACCTAAAAGGAGTGGCACTGTTCCTAGCCTCTAATGCTTCAAACTTTGTAACTGGTGATGTCATTGTTGTAGATGGTGGCTCCCACGCTATGTAG
- a CDS encoding acyl-CoA dehydrogenase: MYFEYSDKVKELQKKLTSFMEENVYPNESVYEEQVHAHESRWSAVPAIMEELKEKARKEGLWNLFLPESEYGAGLTNIEYAPLCEIMGRSPIGPEVFNCNAPDTGNMEVLVRYGSEAQKEEWLKPLLEGKIRSCFSMTEPDVASSDATNIRTSIIRDGDEYIVNGTKWWSSGAGDPRCKIAIVMGKNDENAPKYEQQSMILVPLDTPGVTIKRILPVFGYDHAPHGHAEIEFDNVRVPASNMIWGEGKGFAIAQGRLGPGRIHHCMRLIGAAERALELLCKRVQERVAFGKRVADQGVVQEWIANSRIEIEQARLLTLKAAYMMDTVGNKEAKAEIAMIKVVAPSMALNVIDRAIQAFGAAGVSEDFPLAAQWANSRTLRLADGPDEVHRAQLARLELKKYRD; the protein is encoded by the coding sequence ATGTATTTTGAGTACTCGGATAAGGTTAAAGAGCTTCAGAAAAAGCTAACAAGCTTTATGGAAGAAAATGTGTATCCAAATGAAAGTGTATATGAAGAACAAGTTCATGCACATGAATCAAGATGGTCAGCGGTTCCTGCCATTATGGAAGAACTTAAGGAAAAGGCACGTAAGGAAGGATTATGGAATCTATTTCTTCCAGAAAGTGAATATGGAGCTGGTCTAACTAACATCGAATATGCTCCTCTTTGTGAAATTATGGGAAGATCTCCAATTGGTCCTGAAGTCTTTAACTGTAACGCACCTGATACTGGAAATATGGAAGTACTTGTACGTTATGGCAGCGAAGCTCAAAAAGAAGAATGGTTAAAACCACTATTAGAAGGTAAGATTCGTTCTTGTTTTTCAATGACAGAGCCTGATGTTGCCTCATCTGACGCTACTAATATACGCACCAGTATTATTAGAGACGGTGATGAGTATATCGTTAATGGAACGAAGTGGTGGTCATCTGGAGCTGGTGATCCCCGCTGTAAGATAGCGATTGTAATGGGGAAAAATGATGAGAATGCACCAAAATATGAACAGCAATCTATGATTCTAGTTCCACTAGATACGCCAGGCGTAACAATAAAGCGTATTTTACCAGTATTTGGTTATGATCATGCACCACACGGTCATGCTGAGATTGAGTTTGATAATGTAAGAGTACCAGCTTCTAATATGATTTGGGGCGAGGGAAAAGGATTTGCTATTGCACAAGGACGACTAGGTCCTGGAAGAATACATCATTGTATGAGATTAATCGGTGCTGCTGAAAGAGCTCTTGAGCTATTATGTAAGCGTGTTCAAGAGAGGGTTGCTTTTGGGAAACGAGTTGCAGATCAGGGTGTTGTTCAAGAGTGGATTGCTAATTCAAGAATTGAGATTGAGCAAGCAAGGTTATTAACCCTTAAGGCTGCTTATATGATGGATACTGTCGGGAACAAGGAAGCCAAAGCTGAAATCGCAATGATTAAGGTGGTTGCTCCTTCTATGGCTTTAAATGTAATCGACCGTGCTATTCAAGCATTTGGTGCTGCAGGAGTTAGTGAAGATTTCCCATTAGCCGCACAGTGGGCGAACTCTAGAACACTTCGACTCGCTGATGGACCTGATGAAGTACATAGAGCACAGTTAGCTAGATTAGAGTTAAAGAAATACAGAGATTAG